One genomic segment of Cellulophaga sp. HaHaR_3_176 includes these proteins:
- a CDS encoding TonB-dependent receptor → MKNKQTLKLMLLLSFMIGVVKNVAANSFLVVSEDEIALSNVLLEVQQDIKGTVLDEDGAPLAGASIVRKGTTKGATTDFDGNFTIEGAVGDVLIVSYIGFETKNVTVSGSKMTIQLSSGLALEEVVIVGSRNPNRTATESTVPVDVIDMKELNNIAPQVNLNQILNYVAPSFTSNTQTISDGTDHVDPASLRGLGPDQVLVLINGKRRHTSSLINVNGTFGRGSVGTDLNAIPAAAIQRIEVLRDGAAAQYGSDAIAGVINIVLNKSVNELTATVTTGANFSKNANDQTGGVDGQTTNVAASYGLPIGENGGFINLSGDFDVRDAYGRMNEWEGTIFNRYNTIERLAGADGYDISNLLDDDVADVIQYTDQAGFDRNGATTKEDLRTVLGADNTTAELAARGQERSDYNMRVGQSALRGGRIFANLSIPLDVNGTELYSFAGISSRTGNSAGFYRLPNQSRTYTPAYMNGFLPEINSTIKDKSFSLGIKGKVGDWSVDFSNTYGKNSFLYTIGNTFNASLQNASPTLFDAGGFSFSQNTSNLDVTQFFDDVLSGLNIAFGAEYRVENYDIVSGEPASYGQYTATGELITVSTQQASEDFFGNSRPGGSQVFPGFSPKNELSRGRNSVAAYFDTEADITDKLLMSFATRFENYSDFGSTINFKLASRYKISENINVRTALNTGFRAPSLHQINFNSTSTIFDQNGDPQEVGTFANDSRAAKLLGIPDLKEETSQSASLGLTAKIPNANLTVTIDGYIVKIQDRVVYTGQFEGPGTGTELDNLLSQANATAASFFANAIDTESKGLDVVITHKTSFGDDWRLKSDLAGTLSKTKKVGDINASQVLTDAGLIDTYFPEDSRVYLEEAVPRTKINLSNSLTSQKLVFFLRNVYFGEVTEATTVIDNQQVFGEKLVTDLSVGYKATEALTFTIGANNLFDIYPDRAEEAFGNRSDGRFDWSRRAQQFGIGGRFLFARVSLNLK, encoded by the coding sequence ATGAAGAACAAACAAACACTTAAATTAATGTTACTCTTATCCTTTATGATTGGAGTGGTGAAGAATGTTGCTGCTAATAGTTTTTTAGTAGTAAGTGAAGATGAGATAGCACTAAGTAATGTTCTGCTAGAAGTACAGCAAGATATAAAAGGTACTGTTTTAGATGAAGATGGAGCGCCATTAGCAGGAGCTTCAATTGTTAGAAAAGGAACGACTAAAGGAGCTACAACAGATTTTGATGGGAATTTCACTATTGAAGGTGCTGTTGGAGATGTTCTTATTGTTTCGTATATCGGTTTCGAAACTAAGAATGTTACAGTTAGTGGTTCGAAAATGACAATACAATTATCTTCTGGTTTAGCATTGGAAGAGGTTGTAATTGTGGGTTCTCGTAATCCTAATAGAACAGCAACAGAGAGTACGGTACCTGTTGATGTTATTGATATGAAGGAGTTAAATAATATTGCTCCACAAGTAAACTTAAATCAGATTTTAAATTATGTTGCACCTTCATTTACATCAAATACACAAACGATATCAGATGGTACAGATCATGTTGATCCAGCTTCGTTAAGAGGTTTAGGTCCAGATCAAGTTTTGGTTTTAATTAATGGTAAAAGAAGACATACATCATCTTTAATAAATGTTAATGGAACATTTGGTAGGGGTAGTGTGGGTACAGATTTAAATGCAATTCCTGCAGCAGCAATACAACGTATTGAGGTTTTAAGAGATGGGGCTGCTGCGCAATATGGATCAGATGCAATTGCTGGTGTTATAAATATTGTTTTAAATAAAAGTGTGAACGAGTTAACAGCAACTGTTACAACTGGAGCAAATTTCTCTAAAAATGCAAATGATCAAACAGGTGGCGTAGATGGTCAGACAACTAATGTTGCGGCAAGTTATGGTTTGCCAATTGGTGAAAATGGTGGTTTTATTAATCTTTCTGGAGATTTTGATGTGCGTGATGCATATGGTCGTATGAATGAATGGGAAGGCACTATATTTAATCGTTACAACACTATAGAACGCCTTGCGGGAGCTGACGGTTATGATATTTCTAATTTATTAGATGATGATGTTGCAGATGTTATTCAATATACAGATCAGGCAGGGTTTGATAGAAATGGCGCAACAACTAAAGAAGATTTAAGAACAGTTCTTGGTGCTGATAATACAACAGCGGAACTAGCAGCAAGAGGCCAAGAAAGAAGTGATTATAATATGCGTGTTGGTCAATCAGCATTAAGAGGTGGGCGTATTTTCGCAAACTTGTCTATTCCATTAGATGTAAATGGTACTGAATTGTACTCTTTTGCAGGTATCAGTTCTAGAACAGGTAATTCGGCAGGGTTTTACCGTTTACCAAACCAAAGCAGAACATACACGCCAGCGTATATGAATGGATTTTTACCTGAAATTAATTCAACTATAAAAGACAAATCATTTTCTTTAGGGATTAAAGGTAAAGTTGGTGATTGGAGTGTAGATTTTAGTAATACATATGGTAAAAACTCATTTTTGTATACTATTGGTAATACTTTTAACGCGTCTTTACAGAATGCATCACCAACTTTATTTGATGCAGGTGGATTTTCTTTTTCTCAAAACACATCTAATTTAGATGTTACTCAATTTTTTGATGATGTATTATCTGGTTTAAACATCGCTTTCGGTGCAGAGTATAGAGTTGAAAATTATGATATTGTTAGTGGAGAGCCAGCATCTTATGGTCAGTATACAGCAACAGGAGAATTAATTACGGTTTCAACACAGCAAGCTTCTGAAGATTTTTTCGGAAACTCACGACCAGGTGGATCTCAGGTTTTTCCTGGGTTTAGTCCTAAAAACGAATTATCAAGAGGTCGCAATAGTGTAGCTGCATATTTTGATACAGAAGCAGATATTACAGATAAACTTTTAATGAGTTTTGCTACTCGTTTTGAAAATTATAGCGATTTTGGTTCTACAATTAACTTTAAATTAGCATCTAGATATAAAATTTCTGAAAATATAAATGTTAGAACAGCTTTAAATACAGGTTTTAGAGCACCATCATTACATCAAATTAATTTTAATTCAACATCAACTATTTTTGATCAAAATGGAGATCCTCAAGAGGTTGGTACATTTGCAAATGATAGTAGAGCAGCTAAATTATTAGGTATCCCTGATTTAAAAGAAGAAACTTCTCAAAGTGCTAGTTTGGGTTTAACAGCTAAAATTCCTAATGCAAACTTAACAGTTACTATTGATGGTTATATCGTTAAAATTCAAGATAGAGTAGTGTATACAGGTCAATTTGAAGGCCCAGGAACTGGAACTGAATTAGATAATTTATTAAGTCAAGCTAATGCAACAGCAGCTTCATTTTTTGCAAATGCAATCGATACAGAATCTAAAGGTTTAGATGTTGTAATTACTCATAAAACATCATTTGGAGATGATTGGAGATTAAAATCAGATTTAGCAGGTACTCTATCAAAAACTAAAAAAGTAGGCGATATTAATGCTTCTCAAGTTTTAACAGATGCAGGTTTAATAGATACTTATTTTCCTGAAGATAGTAGAGTTTATTTAGAAGAAGCTGTGCCAAGAACTAAAATTAATTTATCGAATAGCTTAACATCTCAAAAATTAGTTTTCTTTTTAAGAAATGTATATTTTGGTGAAGTTACAGAAGCAACAACAGTTATTGATAATCAGCAAGTATTCGGAGAAAAATTGGTTACAGATTTATCTGTAGGTTATAAGGCAACAGAAGCCTTGACTTTCACAATCGGAGCAAACAACCTTTTTGATATTTATCCAGACAGAGCAGAAGAAGCTTTTGGAAATAGAAGTGATGGTCGTTTTGATTGGTCAAGAAGAGCTCAACAATTTGGTATTGGAGGTAGATTTTTATTCGCAAGAGTAAGCCTTAATTTAAAATAA
- the pepT gene encoding peptidase T: MQHIIDRFISYIKIDTQSDATSESTPSTEKQWNLAHKLIADLKAIGMQDVTIDDNAYIMATLPNNTKKEDIPVIGFISHFDTSPDFSGTNINPQIIKNYDGKDIVLNEEQNIILSPDYFDDLLQYKGQTIITTDGTTLLGADDKAGITEIITAMEYLINNPEIKHGTIKVGFTPDEEIGRGAHKFDVTKFGADWAYTMDGSQIGELEYENFNAAGAIVTIKGRSVHPGYAKGKMVNAITIANDFMSLLPAEEVPQKTTGREGFFHVHHISGEIENATIELIIRDHDKDKFEERKKLVSKIGDDLNAIYKDAITVEIKNQYFNMKEKVEPVFHIIETAKEAMEALHIKPILKPIRGGTDGSQLSFMGLPCPNIFAGGHNFHGKYEYVPVESMESAVAVIVKICELTAAKAK, encoded by the coding sequence ATGCAACATATTATAGATAGGTTTATTAGCTATATAAAGATAGATACTCAAAGTGATGCTACATCTGAAAGTACACCAAGTACTGAAAAACAATGGAATTTAGCTCACAAACTTATAGCCGATTTAAAAGCTATTGGTATGCAAGATGTGACTATTGATGATAACGCCTACATAATGGCTACGTTACCAAATAATACAAAAAAAGAAGATATACCTGTTATAGGTTTTATTTCTCATTTTGATACTTCTCCTGATTTTTCAGGAACTAATATTAACCCACAAATTATTAAGAATTATGATGGAAAAGATATTGTTTTAAACGAAGAGCAAAACATTATCCTATCTCCTGATTATTTCGATGATTTATTACAATATAAAGGACAAACAATAATAACTACAGATGGCACAACTCTTTTAGGGGCCGATGACAAAGCTGGTATTACAGAGATAATTACAGCCATGGAATACTTAATTAACAACCCTGAAATTAAGCATGGTACTATTAAAGTTGGATTTACCCCTGATGAAGAGATTGGAAGAGGAGCTCATAAGTTTGATGTTACTAAGTTTGGTGCTGATTGGGCATATACTATGGATGGTAGCCAAATTGGGGAATTAGAATACGAAAATTTTAATGCCGCTGGTGCTATTGTTACAATTAAAGGCAGAAGTGTTCATCCAGGATATGCAAAAGGTAAAATGGTAAATGCCATTACTATTGCAAATGATTTTATGTCATTATTACCAGCTGAAGAAGTACCGCAGAAGACTACAGGTCGTGAAGGTTTTTTTCACGTTCACCATATTTCAGGAGAAATTGAAAATGCAACAATTGAACTCATCATAAGAGATCATGATAAAGATAAATTTGAAGAACGAAAAAAATTAGTTTCTAAAATTGGAGATGATTTAAATGCTATTTACAAAGATGCTATTACAGTTGAAATAAAAAATCAGTATTTTAATATGAAAGAAAAAGTAGAGCCTGTTTTTCATATTATTGAAACTGCAAAAGAAGCTATGGAAGCATTACACATAAAACCTATATTAAAACCTATACGAGGAGGTACTGATGGTTCTCAATTAAGTTTTATGGGACTACCTTGCCCTAATATTTTTGCTGGCGGACATAATTTTCATGGTAAATATGAGTATGTACCTGTTGAAAGTATGGAGAGTGCTGTTGCCGTTATTGTGAAAATTTGTGAACTTACTGCTGCAAAAGCAAAATAA
- the yajC gene encoding preprotein translocase subunit YajC, with translation MLEKYPFLPLIAVFVVFYFFILAPQRKRAKQEKKFASELKKGDKIITKSGMHGKVVELNDKDASCVVETMAGKIKFDRSAISMEMSSKLNAPVEVKKEAKK, from the coding sequence ATGTTAGAGAAATATCCTTTTTTACCGTTAATTGCCGTATTTGTAGTATTTTATTTTTTCATTTTAGCACCTCAAAGAAAGCGTGCTAAGCAAGAAAAAAAGTTTGCTTCAGAGCTTAAAAAAGGTGATAAAATTATCACTAAAAGCGGAATGCATGGTAAGGTTGTTGAATTGAATGATAAAGATGCTTCATGTGTAGTAGAAACTATGGCGGGTAAAATTAAGTTTGATAGATCTGCAATTTCTATGGAAATGAGTTCTAAACTTAACGCACCAGTTGAAGTTAAGAAAGAAGCTAAAAAATAA
- a CDS encoding DUF1573 domain-containing protein, protein MRKIVITLNLVLVLAMVSCKENASSKINTENVEVASERDAAAKKLPVMSFEKVEHDFGNIVQNTPQETVFTFKNTGDAPLIITDAKSTCGCTVPKKPNGPISPGETGELVVNFNGSGANAVTKVITVTANTAKGTEQLRIKAFVTPKDAAAVGPLKQS, encoded by the coding sequence ATGAGAAAAATAGTTATCACATTAAATTTAGTTTTAGTACTAGCAATGGTTTCTTGTAAGGAAAACGCATCTAGTAAAATTAACACAGAAAATGTTGAAGTTGCTAGTGAAAGAGATGCTGCAGCTAAAAAACTTCCTGTAATGAGTTTCGAAAAAGTAGAACATGATTTTGGGAATATTGTACAGAATACGCCTCAAGAAACTGTTTTTACATTTAAAAATACGGGTGATGCGCCATTAATTATCACAGATGCAAAAAGTACTTGTGGGTGTACAGTTCCAAAAAAACCAAACGGTCCAATTTCTCCAGGTGAAACAGGAGAATTAGTAGTAAACTTTAATGGTTCTGGAGCTAATGCTGTAACAAAAGTTATTACAGTAACGGCAAACACAGCAAAAGGTACTGAGCAATTAAGAATAAAAGCATTTGTAACACCTAAAGATGCTGCGGCAGTAGGTCCATTAAAACAATCATAA